A genomic segment from Ptychodera flava strain L36383 chromosome 8, AS_Pfla_20210202, whole genome shotgun sequence encodes:
- the LOC139138653 gene encoding retinoschisin-like: protein MMALSLKSSMAVFLGLIVLFISAQCNGQEFHNCEPGWDYFNDKCYVSYKFPIYTYNEARKMCIAFGGTLAVVNNVEEDLYLKGYTEGKYNLWLGANDIESEGEWKWEDGTSMTYSNWAEAQPDDYQTGEDCLHILNTGSQQWNDVPCDIHRGYLCEKERFCRVVPVGVESKEDVPDSHITASSDWATDHMSYQGRLNYVGTGSQSWCAGKKEVGQWLQIFLGRDRRVTGVATQGRGDDGQWVTTYRLAYKVDGAWHYVSNADYSPKAFQGNSDRNTVVYHDLEDDAFTTQYVRFYPMTWHDHVSMRVEVYACQ from the exons ATGATGGCGCTTTCTTTGAAGTCCAGTATGGCCGTTTTCCTTGGCCTGATCGTGTTGTTCATCAGTGCTCAATGCAACGGTCAAGAATTTCACA ATTGTGAGCCAGGCTGGGACTATTTCAATGACAAATGCTACGTTTCCTACAAATTCCCGATATACACGTACAATGAAGCAAGAAAAATGTGTATCGCATTTGGCGGTACACTGGCTGTCGTCAATAATGTTGAAGAGGATTTGTATCTGAAAG GGTATACTGAAGGCAAATACAATCTGTGGCTCGGTGCCAACGACATTGAAAGCGAAGGAGAATGGAAATGGGAAGACGGTACCTCG ATGACCTACAGTAACTGGGCCGAAGCGCAACCGGACGACTATCAAACCGGTGAAGACTGTTTGCACATTCTTAACACGGGTAGTCAGCAATGGAATGACGTACCTTGTGACATACACCGTGGTTATTTATGTGAGAAGGAAAGAT TTTGCAGAGTCGTTCCTGTTGGAGTCGAGAGCAAAGAGGATGTACCAGACTCACACATTACAGCGAGTTCTGACTGGGCAACCGATCACATGTCTTACCAGGGGAGACTGAACTACGTTGGGACCGGATCGCAATCTTGGTGTGCTGGCAAGAAAGAAGTTGGCCAATGGCTTCAAATCTTTCTTGGTCGTGACAGAAGAGTCACCGGAGTGGCCACACAA GGACGCGGTGATGATGGTCAGTGGGTGACGACTTATCGGTTGGCTTATAAAGTGGACGGAGCTTGGCATTATGTTAGCAACGCTGATTATTCTCCGAAG gcCTTTCAAGGAAACTCTGATCGGAACACTGTGGTCTATCATGATCTGGAAGACGACGCGTTCACTACTCAGTATGTCCGCTTTTACCCGATGACTTGGCATGACCACGTTTCAATGAGAGTAGAAGTCTACGCCTGCCAATAG